The Herpetosiphonaceae bacterium genome window below encodes:
- a CDS encoding SRPBCC family protein: MMKPSDFTFEPDLSRATTIPASWYLDASALALEQERIFGRTWQLVGRLEQVRRPGDFFTCTVVDEPLVVTRARDGALHAFFNVCRHRAGPVAQGAGHRQTLQCIYHGWTYDLDGRLRTTPEFEGVSCFEKADNGLVPVRVDTWGPFVFVNLDASAPSLAETLGAIPSETGHLPLERMSFYKRVDYEIACNWKVYVDNYLEGYHIPISHPGLFKEIDYSAYRVETFRYYSKQYAPIRHNPESLYYRNLEQGTDAQALYYWVFPNLMLNIYPDNLQINIILPLGYDRTLTIFEWYVLDADRPEIAEDFARSFAFSDLVQHEDIGICEAVQRGLRSRSYDRGRFSVLRENGVHHFHGLLCEFLQR; the protein is encoded by the coding sequence ATGATGAAGCCATCTGACTTTACCTTCGAGCCAGATCTATCCCGCGCCACGACGATCCCCGCAAGCTGGTACCTGGATGCGAGCGCGCTCGCGCTGGAGCAGGAGCGCATCTTTGGCCGCACCTGGCAACTGGTTGGCCGTCTTGAGCAGGTGCGGAGGCCAGGCGATTTCTTTACCTGTACCGTCGTCGACGAGCCGCTGGTCGTCACGCGCGCCCGCGATGGAGCGCTACACGCCTTCTTCAACGTGTGCCGCCATCGGGCCGGACCTGTCGCCCAGGGCGCGGGCCATCGCCAGACGTTGCAGTGCATCTACCACGGCTGGACGTATGACCTCGATGGGCGGCTCAGAACAACACCTGAGTTTGAGGGCGTGAGCTGCTTCGAGAAGGCCGACAACGGGCTGGTGCCGGTTCGTGTCGATACCTGGGGGCCGTTCGTGTTCGTCAACCTCGACGCTTCAGCGCCCTCGCTGGCAGAAACCCTGGGCGCGATCCCCTCAGAAACCGGCCACCTGCCGCTTGAGCGCATGAGCTTCTACAAGCGCGTCGACTACGAGATCGCCTGCAACTGGAAGGTCTACGTCGACAACTACCTTGAGGGCTACCATATCCCGATCTCGCATCCGGGCCTGTTCAAGGAGATCGACTACAGCGCCTACCGCGTCGAGACGTTCCGCTACTACTCCAAGCAGTACGCGCCGATCCGGCACAACCCCGAATCGCTCTACTATCGCAATCTGGAGCAGGGCACCGATGCGCAGGCGCTCTACTACTGGGTCTTCCCCAATCTGATGCTGAACATCTATCCCGACAACCTCCAGATCAATATCATCCTGCCGCTGGGCTACGATCGCACGCTGACGATCTTCGAGTGGTATGTGCTGGACGCGGATCGGCCTGAGATCGCCGAGGACTTCGCCCGCTCGTTTGCCTTCAGCGATCTGGTGCAGCACGAGGACATCGGGATCTGCGAGGCCGTGCAGCGCGGGCTGCGGTCGCGCTCTTACGACCGTGGACGCTTCTCGGTGCTGCGCGAGAACGGCGTTCACCATTTTCACGGCCTGCTCTGTGAGTTCTTGCAGCGCTGA
- the ettA gene encoding energy-dependent translational throttle protein EttA, whose protein sequence is MSDQIIYSMVRVQRTFPPNKQVIRDISLSFFYGAKIGVLGLNGAGKSTLLRIMAGKDDGYSGQTMLSPGYRFGMLEQEPELDPSKTVKEVVQEAVQPIVDLLARYDAINERFADPDVDMDALLTEQAEVQEALDRVDAWNLDHRLEVAMDALRCPPGDTPIAVLSGGERRRVALCRLLLTEPEILLLDEPTNHLDAESVLWLESHLQDYKGTVIAVTHDRYFLDNVAGWILELDRGHGIPWKGNYSSWLEQKQERLRREERSDAKRQKTLERELEWIRMAPKARHAKGKARVTAYENLLNQETEQRREDLEIYIPPGPRLGDVVIDLKGVSKAYDDRLLIDSLDLSIPPGSIVGIIGPNGAGKSTLLRMITGQEQPDSGQIAVGPTVKLAYVEQMRTALDPEKTVWEEISDKNEIINLGKREMNSRAYVASFNFLGSDQQKKVGQLSGGERNRVLLAKMLKEGGNVLLLDEPTNDLDVNTLRALEEALEQFAGCALVVSHDRWFLDRIATHMLAFEGESQVRWFEGNFSDYEADRRARLGKEAEIPHRITYKRLTH, encoded by the coding sequence ATGAGCGATCAGATCATTTACTCGATGGTGCGCGTACAGCGCACATTCCCACCCAATAAGCAGGTTATCCGCGACATCTCGCTGTCGTTCTTCTACGGCGCGAAGATCGGCGTGCTTGGCCTCAATGGCGCGGGCAAGTCCACGCTGCTGCGGATCATGGCGGGCAAGGACGATGGCTACAGCGGCCAGACGATGCTCTCGCCGGGCTATCGCTTCGGCATGTTGGAGCAGGAGCCGGAGCTTGATCCGAGCAAAACAGTCAAAGAGGTTGTGCAGGAGGCGGTCCAGCCGATCGTCGATCTGCTGGCGCGCTACGACGCGATCAACGAGCGCTTCGCCGATCCCGATGTGGATATGGACGCGCTGCTGACAGAGCAGGCGGAGGTTCAGGAAGCGCTGGATCGCGTGGATGCGTGGAACCTGGATCACCGGCTGGAAGTGGCGATGGACGCGCTGCGCTGCCCGCCGGGCGACACGCCGATCGCGGTGCTCTCCGGCGGCGAGCGGCGACGTGTGGCGCTCTGCCGCCTGCTGCTGACCGAGCCGGAGATCCTGCTGCTGGACGAGCCGACCAACCACCTGGATGCCGAGTCGGTGCTGTGGCTGGAGAGCCATCTTCAGGATTACAAAGGCACGGTCATCGCCGTCACGCACGATCGCTACTTCCTCGACAACGTCGCGGGCTGGATCTTGGAGCTGGATCGCGGCCACGGCATTCCGTGGAAGGGCAACTACTCCTCGTGGCTGGAGCAGAAGCAGGAGCGGCTGCGGCGCGAAGAGCGCTCCGACGCCAAGCGCCAGAAGACGCTTGAGCGCGAGCTGGAGTGGATTCGGATGGCTCCTAAGGCGCGGCACGCCAAGGGCAAGGCGCGCGTCACGGCCTACGAGAACCTGCTCAACCAGGAGACGGAGCAGCGCCGCGAAGACCTTGAGATCTACATTCCGCCCGGCCCGCGCCTCGGCGACGTGGTGATCGACCTCAAGGGCGTGAGCAAGGCATACGACGATCGGCTGCTGATCGATAGCCTGGATCTGTCGATCCCACCCGGCAGCATCGTCGGCATCATCGGCCCGAACGGCGCGGGCAAGTCCACGCTGCTGCGGATGATCACCGGCCAGGAGCAGCCCGACAGCGGCCAGATCGCGGTCGGCCCGACAGTCAAGCTGGCCTATGTCGAGCAGATGCGCACCGCGCTCGATCCTGAAAAGACCGTCTGGGAAGAGATCTCCGACAAGAACGAGATCATCAACCTGGGCAAGCGTGAGATGAACTCGCGCGCCTATGTCGCCAGCTTCAACTTCCTGGGCTCGGATCAGCAGAAGAAGGTCGGGCAGCTCTCAGGCGGCGAGCGCAACCGCGTGCTGCTGGCGAAGATGCTCAAAGAGGGCGGTAACGTCTTGCTGCTCGACGAGCCGACCAACGATCTGGATGTAAACACGCTGCGGGCGCTCGAAGAGGCGCTGGAGCAGTTCGCGGGCTGCGCGCTGGTGGTCAGCCACGATCGCTGGTTCCTGGATCGCATCGCGACGCATATGCTGGCCTTTGAGGGCGAAAGCCAGGTGCGCTGGTTCGAGGGCAACTTCTCCGACTACGAGGCGGATCGGCGGGCGCGGCTGGGCAAGGAGGCCGAGATTCCGCACCGCATCACGTATAAGCGCCTGACGCACTGA